The following DNA comes from Peromyscus leucopus breed LL Stock chromosome 2, UCI_PerLeu_2.1, whole genome shotgun sequence.
CCTCCATCTTTGTGAATTAGCTCTTTTAGTTCCTTCCACTAACAGATTTTGAGACCTAAAGTCCTACCGAAAGTTTTGTTCTTGGAGGCAAATTCTCACATTTATATTTGTACAAGCCCATTTACCATGAGCTGGGTTCTACCAACATGGAGAATACTGTCTGCCGCTGGGCACAGCCTGGACTGCAGAAGCAGACAAAGGAGGTGGCGAACACTGGGTGGTGCCGGGAGGACTGACTTCCCTTTACCAGGAGGCAGGCAGTACTGAAGCTGGTGGCCTTTGATTTTTCTCTGCGCCTAGTCGTGGGACAACTGGTAAGCACAGGAGTGGACAGAACTTAAATGGCTTCTCTGGACACTAAAGCTCTAAAGGCTAAGAGCATCACATGCAAACTTCTGGGACCAGGCAGAGGTAGGAACCCTCTAGAACCCAAAGGAGGCAGTGTAAttggacatttcctgtcctgtcccaaacaaacacacagaggcttacacgaattataaatgctcagccaatagctcaggcttattactaactagcgcttacattttaagttaacccatattccttatttacattcTGCCATGTAGGGATACCTttacattcatctcctgctcccttggCACCTgcctggcgactcctgactctgcccttctcctccctgtcatccttagtttggtcacccacccatacttcctgcctggctactggccaatcagcgttttattagccaatgagagcaatacatactcACAGTATGGGGAAGGATAATTCTACAGCAAGGTAGGAATAGTGTCTGTCCCATTTTCAGTTCCATGCCCATCTGAGTCTGAGTCCCTGGAGACTGCCCTAGGTCTCTCAAGAGTTAGCTGGTATCCCAGCTCCCTGTGCAGCAGCAGCTGGGAACTGTGGCCTCCCCAGCACCTAGATGATTTTCTGAAAGGGCTCAAATTTCTTCATAGTCGTGGTCATCCATATCTGGGTCAGGCAGGGGGTATGACTCAATGATAGAATATTTGTTGAGTGTGCTCGAGGATTTGGGTTTCATGCCCAccactgaagaagaagaaaagaaagtctagGTTATTCAGAATCTTGTCTTTAGGCAAGTTCCTCCCCCTCTTCAGTTTCCTCCCATGAACAGGGAAGGTGTGGTTAACTATGGCCCAGAAGCCACAGTCCATTTTCCTTGACCACTGCAGCCATTTTTCTGTCCTGATTGTCATAGGAGGACCTTGTATCTGGGACTGGTCTCATTTCATTGCTAGGGTGTGGGGTCTAGCGAGAAAGACCTCTCCACCTGACCTACTCCATACAAGCTTGGATCTCTCTCAAACTAGGACCACAGGAGGGTCCCCCGGGCAGAGCTagcagaggtgggagagggaCTTGATGGGCCAAAGGACTCACCTGAattctgggtttgggttttggaTTTAAGGTCTTTCTCGTGGGCAGGAATCTTGCTGTACAGATTTGCTTTGTCCTTGGGGAGGTCTTCCAAGGTCGTCTTCGCCTTGGGTTCAGGCTGTGGGTAGGATTCCTGTTGTCCTATAACTTGAGACTGAGcaggaaaacaagacaaaaaaatctaaaagaccAGAAATCAGAAAAGGTACAAGGATCAGCTGTCAAGCCCGTGAGACAGTTTCCCTGACAGTGCCACTTACTGTCTGCTTTTCTGGGTCAGGCTTCTCAGGGACAGGAGTCTCTCATGAGACTGAAATTCCTCGGGACTCATCTTTTTAACTTCCACTGCCACATGGCTACACGATAATAAATTCAGGCCTCCTGAGGCCTCAAAACAATATGCTTGTTGAGTTCACAAAGCATACTTTGGATAGGTCACTCAGGCACATAGGCAGTGCAGTCCGGGCCGAGTTCAAACCCAGTCCTCCCATCCTAGCTGTATGAGTTCTGGTGACTTGCCTCTGTTATCTCTGCTGTAAAGAGAATGTtggtgcttatgtgtgtgtgagtgtgtgtgtgtgcgtgtgcgcgcccACGCAGAGGAGGGACACTGTGAGAAGAGCCACCAAGTAAACATGCtatagacaaacaggaagtggctAACACAAGGGCTTGTGGGGGAAGTCCTCTTGGGTTTACCACTAAGAAAGATGCTCAGAGGGGTAGCTTGAGCCTGCATCCCACTCTCCCATCTTTGATTCCACTTAGCTCATTTAACAGGGTCCACCAGCCTTGGAGACGCGGAATTTCTGCTCTCTGCCCCCTTATCCTGCCTAACTCTCTTTAGGCAGAGAGACTACATACAGTACAGGACTGAAAGTGACATGTCTCTACGCTATGGCCACAGCAGTAAGATGACAGAGAGCGGGGCCAGCTTGGGGAGAACCTTCCCCAAGCCTGAAGGAGGAATAACGATAGCCACGGGCCTAGTATAGGTCTCGTATGGGTCACCTGAATTCTGTGACCCATGCTAGACCCACGTGCCAACCCAGAGCCTTTCTTCTGTGGCTGGAGCTGGGAATACAAAGTGGTGGGAGGTGGCCCAGGCATGCCAGACTGGAATCAATTCATGAAGGATGCCATGTGGAACCGCTGGAGGCTTCAACACTGTGTCCAGCAGGCAATCAGAGATTTGGGAACTAGGCTAGTTTTAACTGCCAATTTGATAcaacctagaattacctgggCAGAGAGTCTagatgaggaattatctagattaggttgctctgtgggtgtgtctgtgggggactgtcttgaCTGCCAACCAGTGTTGGACAACCATTCCCTATGCTGGACTCTGAACTGTGTAAAAGGACAGAAAGTCAGCAAGAAGGCTAGCAGGCATAGGCATGCATGCATCAGACGCTTTCTGCTCTAGGCTGGACATGGCCTGGCCAGCTGTCTCAAGCCCGTCTCTGTGACTTCCCTGCAGTGACAGGCTGGAACCtggaactgtgaactaaaataaaccttCTTCCTCTAAGTCGCTTTTGGttcagggcattttatcacagccacagaaaacaaactagacAGGAGGCCATCCTAAGAGCCACTGGAAGAACAGATGATGCTCCACTTGGGAGTGGCAGCCAGGTGACAAGAAAAGCACCAGGAACTTAGAGTCAGAATGTTCACACTCAAGTTCAGGCCTTCCATTTAGTAATTCCAACTTTGGGGGCATGCCAGAGTCTCAATCCTCATTTTCTCAATCATAAAATACTGATAATTGTACCAACTTTAGGATCATGAGGCCTGAGTGGGAACAACTGGTACAAAGAACAGAACTTAATGAGCTGCAAGTTCAATACAATTGGGAGAGAATCACGGCAGGCAAAAAGCAAGGAAAGGGCCCAGGGTGAGCCCCACAGGTGACCCCCTCCCTGCCCGTGGGATCCCATGCATACTTTCACACCACCCTTCCTGCCCGTGAGGTTCCCAATGGCCATGCATACCTGCACACTGTCCTCTTTGCAGCTCTGTATGATCTGCTTCTGCACACTGATACccttgctctttgggggcctgggCGGGGGCGCTTGGCTCTCAGGGGCTGGCAGCTTCCGGAGACTGTAGTAAAAGGCTTCTGACAGTTCCTCCACCCTAGCGACAGAGAGTGGCCCAGCCACCTGCCCGGGCTGCTCCTCAACCTCCGCTACCATCAGGTCCATCCACCTGGGAGGGATTTCAAAGCACATTTCTGGCTGGGAGTCCAGGCCTACCACCAAAGAGGGTTCTGTGAGCTTCTCCTCCAGCCGCAGGCCCGGGAAGGAGACCAGAGGGTCAGTGGGGTGCCGGGCATCCTTAGCCACCACCTTGACCTCACAGGGCAGGGAGAACTGGGCAGTGAGATCTGTTAGGCTATAGCGCCGGCCATCAGTCACCTCCTCCACAAAGCTACCAGAGAGGTAGAGGGGTAGCAGAATCTGTTCTTtgctctccacttcctcctcttcctcctccaactcctcctcttcctccccggCCTGCTCACTCAGACGCTGACATATCAAGACATCTATGTCCTGGCCCTGGGTCCCGCAGACCTGGCTTTGACCCAGCACCTCCAGCCGATCACCCA
Coding sequences within:
- the Themis2 gene encoding protein THEMIS2 isoform X3, whose amino-acid sequence is MPQNGTQRPIYFKSTQRIVTEARVVPADQPLRLEAVEMHQGTHYARCVQVSKTQEIILHLPLSQNGPFWRCKPGPPQTLLQILQDPTMTGLMLTCPSLPWRTMTLKPQYMLQAVMHMRRTIVKIPSTLEVEVDDVTASSQHIHFIKPLLLSEVLAQGGPFPMATEILEVPEGPPIFLSPWAASLRKGQRLCIYGPASPSWRVVASSKSRRVPRYFFLSGAYQGKLRRRPREFPTAYDLLGALQPGRPLRVVATKDCDGNEEENPGFSFLAVGDRLEVLGQSQVCGTQGQDIDVLICQRLSEQAGEEEEELEEEEEEVESKEQILLPLYLSGSFVEEVTDGRRYSLTDLTAQFSLPCEVKVVAKDARHPTDPLVSFPGLRLEEKLTEPSLVVGLDSQPEMCFEIPPRWMDLMVAEVEEQPGQVAGPLSVARVEELSEAFYYSLRKLPAPESQAPPPRPPKSKGISVQKQIIQSCKEDSVQIFLSCFPAQSQVIGQQESYPQPEPKAKTTLEDLPKDKANLYSKIPAHEKDLKSKTQTQNSVVGMKPKSSSTLNKYSIIESYPLPDPDMDDHDYEEI